Proteins encoded together in one Mastomys coucha isolate ucsf_1 unplaced genomic scaffold, UCSF_Mcou_1 pScaffold16, whole genome shotgun sequence window:
- the Lrrc71 gene encoding leucine-rich repeat-containing protein 71 isoform X5: MSSESSGTGTSPRTPRPGAQKSSGAVTKKGDRGAKDKTASNLPPVGEEESKNPEEYQCTGVLETDFAELCTRSGYTDFPKVVTRPRAQQGSVPSASTSEKPVQDDQRLSASCSQNSMESKYVFFRPTIQVELEQEDSKAVKEIYIRGWKVEDRILGIFSKCLPSLSQLQAINLWKVGLTDKTLTTFIALLPLCSSTLRKVSLEGNPIPEQSFNKLMGLDSTIVHLSLRNNNINDHGAYLLGQALSTLHNSNRTLVSLNLAFNHIGDVGAGHIADGLRLNRSLLWLSLAHNRIQDKGALKLAEVLRPFELTHREVVERRRLLLVKGTQERSRSPSSSRYGDSKADREKSQALGISNATLVDKPEKIQSLKAPKSLGKKKEKAGEVVKKEEKLGSGQSPTQGTPKKEDATKAGKGKVTIPEQKMSKGKATKIGAKEKRSILLESELVVEATEMVNPLLEPVEHRDGKVFLPGNKILLHLNLLRNQITEVGLEGFLTAVQYQVQVSKSRTSPKAPLGLLWLSLAKNCFDPQCPTHIMIQELMLPRDPVKAKARDEEATAT, encoded by the exons ATGTCAAGCGAGTCAAGCGGTACAGGGACCTCACCCAGGACACCCCGTCCCGGGGCCCAGAAGTCATCTGGTGCAGTAACCAAGAAGGGGGATCGGGGGGCTAAAGATAAGACAGCAAGCAACCTGCCTCCGGTGGGTGAGGAAGAGTCAAAAAATCCCG AGGAGTACCAGTGCACGGGGGTCCTGGAGACAGACTTCGCTGAGCTCTGCACACGGTCAGGCTACACGGACTTTCCCAAAGTTGTCACCCGGCCACGGGCCCAACAGGGGTCTGTCCCTTCCGCCTCCACGTCCGAAAAACCGGTCCAAG ATGACCAAAGACTGTCGGCATCCTGCAGCCAGAACAGCATGGAGAGCAAGTATGTGTTTTTTCGGCCCACCATTCAAGTGGAGCTGGAGCAGGAGGACAGCAAGGCAGTAAAAGAGATCTACATCCGAG GTTGGAAAGTTGAAGATCGGATTCTGGGTATTTTTTCCAAGTGTCTGCCCTCCCTTAGCCAGCTGCAGGCCATCAA CTTGTGGAAGGTGGGGCTGACGGATAAGACCCTGACCACTTTCATCGCCCTTTTGCCTCTTTGTTCCTCCACACTCAG GAAGGTGTCTCTTGAGGGGAATCCAATACCGGAGCAGTCCTTTAACAAGCTAATGGGACTGGACAGCAC GATCGTTCACTTGTCTCTgaggaacaacaacatcaacGACCACGGGGCGTATCTCTTGGGCCAGGCACTGTCTACATTGCACAACAGCAACCGGACTCTTGTTTCGCTAAACCTGGCATTCAACCACATCGGGGATGTGGGCGCAGGCCACATCGCGGAT GGCCTGAGGCTGAACCGCTCTCTCCTCTGGCTGTCCCTAGCGCACAATCGCATTCAAGACAAGGGAGCACTGAAGCTGGCCGAG GTCCTGCGCCCCTTTGAGCTGACCCACAGGGAAGTGGTGGAGCGGCGGCGCCTTCTGCTGGTGAAAGGAACGCAGGAGCGCTCTCGATCG CCTTCCTCCTCCCGATATGGGGACTCCAAAGCAGATCGCGAGAAGTCTCAGGCATTGGGGATCAGCAATGCTACTTTGGTGGACAAGCCAGAAAAGATACAGTCACTGAAAGCCCCAAAGAGCCTGggcaagaaaaaggagaaggcagGG GAAGttgtaaagaaagaagagaagctgggATCTGGGCAGTCACCCACACAAGGAACCCCTAAGAAAGAAGATGCCACAAAGGCAGGCAAGGGGA AGGTAACCATCCCTGAGCAGAAGATGAGCAAGGGAAAAGCGACGAAGATCGGGGCCAAAGAGAAGCGCAGCATCCTCCTGGAGTCAGAA CTAGTTGTTGAAGCTACAGAGATGGTTAACCCTCTCCTGGAGCCGGTGGAACACCGAGATGGGAAGGTTTTCTTGCCTGGGAACAAGATCCTTTTGCACCTCAACCTCCTCC GAAACCAAATCACAGAGGTGGGGCTGGAAGGCTTTCTCACTGCTGTGCAATACCAGGTTCAGGTCTCCAAGTCCAGGACTTCACCCAAGGCCCCCCTGGGTCTGCTGTGGCTGTCCCTGGCA aaaaaCTGCTTTGACCCACAGTGTCCAACACACATCATGATTCAGGAACTGATGTTGCCAAGGGACCCAGTGAAGGCCAAGGCCAGGGACGAGGAGGCCACAGCTACCTAG
- the Lrrc71 gene encoding leucine-rich repeat-containing protein 71 isoform X4, producing MSSESSGTGTSPRTPRPGAQKSSGAVTKKGDRGAKDKTASNLPPVGEEESKNPEEYQCTGVLETDFAELCTRSGYTDFPKVVTRPRAQQGSVPSASTSEKPVQDDQRLSASCSQNSMESKYVFFRPTIQVELEQEDSKAVKEIYIRGWKVEDRILGIFSKCLPSLSQLQAINLWKVGLTDKTLTTFIALLPLCSSTLRKVSLEGNPIPEQSFNKLMGLDSTIVHLSLRNNNINDHGAYLLGQALSTLHNSNRTLVSLNLAFNHIGDVGAGHIADGLRLNRSLLWLSLAHNRIQDKGALKLAEVLRPFELTHREVVERRRLLLVKGTQERSRSPSSSRYGDSKADREKSQALGISNATLVDKPEKIQSLKAPKSLGKKKEKAGEVVKKEEKLGSGQSPTQGTPKKEDATKAGKGKVTIPEQKMSKGKATKIGAKEKRSILLESEQLVVEATEMVNPLLEPVEHRDGKVFLPGNKILLHLNLLRNQITEVGLEGFLTAVQYQVQVSKSRTSPKAPLGLLWLSLAKNCFDPQCPTHIMIQELMLPRDPVKAKARDEEATAT from the exons ATGTCAAGCGAGTCAAGCGGTACAGGGACCTCACCCAGGACACCCCGTCCCGGGGCCCAGAAGTCATCTGGTGCAGTAACCAAGAAGGGGGATCGGGGGGCTAAAGATAAGACAGCAAGCAACCTGCCTCCGGTGGGTGAGGAAGAGTCAAAAAATCCCG AGGAGTACCAGTGCACGGGGGTCCTGGAGACAGACTTCGCTGAGCTCTGCACACGGTCAGGCTACACGGACTTTCCCAAAGTTGTCACCCGGCCACGGGCCCAACAGGGGTCTGTCCCTTCCGCCTCCACGTCCGAAAAACCGGTCCAAG ATGACCAAAGACTGTCGGCATCCTGCAGCCAGAACAGCATGGAGAGCAAGTATGTGTTTTTTCGGCCCACCATTCAAGTGGAGCTGGAGCAGGAGGACAGCAAGGCAGTAAAAGAGATCTACATCCGAG GTTGGAAAGTTGAAGATCGGATTCTGGGTATTTTTTCCAAGTGTCTGCCCTCCCTTAGCCAGCTGCAGGCCATCAA CTTGTGGAAGGTGGGGCTGACGGATAAGACCCTGACCACTTTCATCGCCCTTTTGCCTCTTTGTTCCTCCACACTCAG GAAGGTGTCTCTTGAGGGGAATCCAATACCGGAGCAGTCCTTTAACAAGCTAATGGGACTGGACAGCAC GATCGTTCACTTGTCTCTgaggaacaacaacatcaacGACCACGGGGCGTATCTCTTGGGCCAGGCACTGTCTACATTGCACAACAGCAACCGGACTCTTGTTTCGCTAAACCTGGCATTCAACCACATCGGGGATGTGGGCGCAGGCCACATCGCGGAT GGCCTGAGGCTGAACCGCTCTCTCCTCTGGCTGTCCCTAGCGCACAATCGCATTCAAGACAAGGGAGCACTGAAGCTGGCCGAG GTCCTGCGCCCCTTTGAGCTGACCCACAGGGAAGTGGTGGAGCGGCGGCGCCTTCTGCTGGTGAAAGGAACGCAGGAGCGCTCTCGATCG CCTTCCTCCTCCCGATATGGGGACTCCAAAGCAGATCGCGAGAAGTCTCAGGCATTGGGGATCAGCAATGCTACTTTGGTGGACAAGCCAGAAAAGATACAGTCACTGAAAGCCCCAAAGAGCCTGggcaagaaaaaggagaaggcagGG GAAGttgtaaagaaagaagagaagctgggATCTGGGCAGTCACCCACACAAGGAACCCCTAAGAAAGAAGATGCCACAAAGGCAGGCAAGGGGA AGGTAACCATCCCTGAGCAGAAGATGAGCAAGGGAAAAGCGACGAAGATCGGGGCCAAAGAGAAGCGCAGCATCCTCCTGGAGTCAGAA CAGCTAGTTGTTGAAGCTACAGAGATGGTTAACCCTCTCCTGGAGCCGGTGGAACACCGAGATGGGAAGGTTTTCTTGCCTGGGAACAAGATCCTTTTGCACCTCAACCTCCTCC GAAACCAAATCACAGAGGTGGGGCTGGAAGGCTTTCTCACTGCTGTGCAATACCAGGTTCAGGTCTCCAAGTCCAGGACTTCACCCAAGGCCCCCCTGGGTCTGCTGTGGCTGTCCCTGGCA aaaaaCTGCTTTGACCCACAGTGTCCAACACACATCATGATTCAGGAACTGATGTTGCCAAGGGACCCAGTGAAGGCCAAGGCCAGGGACGAGGAGGCCACAGCTACCTAG
- the Lrrc71 gene encoding leucine-rich repeat-containing protein 71 isoform X2: MSSESSGTGTSPRTPRPGAQKSSGAVTKKGDRGAKDKTASNLPPVGEEESKNPEEYQCTGVLETDFAELCTRSGYTDFPKVVTRPRAQQGSVPSASTSEKPVQDDQRLSASCSQNSMESKYVFFRPTIQVELEQEDSKAVKEIYIRGWKVEDRILGIFSKCLPSLSQLQAINLWKVGLTDKTLTTFIALLPLCSSTLRKVSLEGNPIPEQSFNKLMGLDSTIVHLSLRNNNINDHGAYLLGQALSTLHNSNRTLVSLNLAFNHIGDVGAGHIADGLRLNRSLLWLSLAHNRIQDKGALKLAEVLRPFELTHREVVERRRLLLVKGTQERSRSPSSSRYGDSKADREKSQALGISNATLVDKPEKIQSLKAPKSLGKKKEKAGEVVKKEEKLGSGQSPTQGTPKKEDATKAGKGKVTIPEQKMSKGKATKIGAKEKRSILLESEHLGQSLNYNQQSKPLVVEATEMVNPLLEPVEHRDGKVFLPGNKILLHLNLLRNQITEVGLEGFLTAVQYQVQVSKSRTSPKAPLGLLWLSLAKNCFDPQCPTHIMIQELMLPRDPVKAKARDEEATAT; this comes from the exons ATGTCAAGCGAGTCAAGCGGTACAGGGACCTCACCCAGGACACCCCGTCCCGGGGCCCAGAAGTCATCTGGTGCAGTAACCAAGAAGGGGGATCGGGGGGCTAAAGATAAGACAGCAAGCAACCTGCCTCCGGTGGGTGAGGAAGAGTCAAAAAATCCCG AGGAGTACCAGTGCACGGGGGTCCTGGAGACAGACTTCGCTGAGCTCTGCACACGGTCAGGCTACACGGACTTTCCCAAAGTTGTCACCCGGCCACGGGCCCAACAGGGGTCTGTCCCTTCCGCCTCCACGTCCGAAAAACCGGTCCAAG ATGACCAAAGACTGTCGGCATCCTGCAGCCAGAACAGCATGGAGAGCAAGTATGTGTTTTTTCGGCCCACCATTCAAGTGGAGCTGGAGCAGGAGGACAGCAAGGCAGTAAAAGAGATCTACATCCGAG GTTGGAAAGTTGAAGATCGGATTCTGGGTATTTTTTCCAAGTGTCTGCCCTCCCTTAGCCAGCTGCAGGCCATCAA CTTGTGGAAGGTGGGGCTGACGGATAAGACCCTGACCACTTTCATCGCCCTTTTGCCTCTTTGTTCCTCCACACTCAG GAAGGTGTCTCTTGAGGGGAATCCAATACCGGAGCAGTCCTTTAACAAGCTAATGGGACTGGACAGCAC GATCGTTCACTTGTCTCTgaggaacaacaacatcaacGACCACGGGGCGTATCTCTTGGGCCAGGCACTGTCTACATTGCACAACAGCAACCGGACTCTTGTTTCGCTAAACCTGGCATTCAACCACATCGGGGATGTGGGCGCAGGCCACATCGCGGAT GGCCTGAGGCTGAACCGCTCTCTCCTCTGGCTGTCCCTAGCGCACAATCGCATTCAAGACAAGGGAGCACTGAAGCTGGCCGAG GTCCTGCGCCCCTTTGAGCTGACCCACAGGGAAGTGGTGGAGCGGCGGCGCCTTCTGCTGGTGAAAGGAACGCAGGAGCGCTCTCGATCG CCTTCCTCCTCCCGATATGGGGACTCCAAAGCAGATCGCGAGAAGTCTCAGGCATTGGGGATCAGCAATGCTACTTTGGTGGACAAGCCAGAAAAGATACAGTCACTGAAAGCCCCAAAGAGCCTGggcaagaaaaaggagaaggcagGG GAAGttgtaaagaaagaagagaagctgggATCTGGGCAGTCACCCACACAAGGAACCCCTAAGAAAGAAGATGCCACAAAGGCAGGCAAGGGGA AGGTAACCATCCCTGAGCAGAAGATGAGCAAGGGAAAAGCGACGAAGATCGGGGCCAAAGAGAAGCGCAGCATCCTCCTGGAGTCAGAA CACCTAGGACAGAGCCTGAATTATAACCAGCAGTCAAAGCCT CTAGTTGTTGAAGCTACAGAGATGGTTAACCCTCTCCTGGAGCCGGTGGAACACCGAGATGGGAAGGTTTTCTTGCCTGGGAACAAGATCCTTTTGCACCTCAACCTCCTCC GAAACCAAATCACAGAGGTGGGGCTGGAAGGCTTTCTCACTGCTGTGCAATACCAGGTTCAGGTCTCCAAGTCCAGGACTTCACCCAAGGCCCCCCTGGGTCTGCTGTGGCTGTCCCTGGCA aaaaaCTGCTTTGACCCACAGTGTCCAACACACATCATGATTCAGGAACTGATGTTGCCAAGGGACCCAGTGAAGGCCAAGGCCAGGGACGAGGAGGCCACAGCTACCTAG
- the Lrrc71 gene encoding leucine-rich repeat-containing protein 71 isoform X1 produces MSSESSGTGTSPRTPRPGAQKSSGAVTKKGDRGAKDKTASNLPPVGEEESKNPEEYQCTGVLETDFAELCTRSGYTDFPKVVTRPRAQQGSVPSASTSEKPVQDDQRLSASCSQNSMESKYVFFRPTIQVELEQEDSKAVKEIYIRGWKVEDRILGIFSKCLPSLSQLQAINLWKVGLTDKTLTTFIALLPLCSSTLRKVSLEGNPIPEQSFNKLMGLDSTIVHLSLRNNNINDHGAYLLGQALSTLHNSNRTLVSLNLAFNHIGDVGAGHIADGLRLNRSLLWLSLAHNRIQDKGALKLAEVLRPFELTHREVVERRRLLLVKGTQERSRSPSSSRYGDSKADREKSQALGISNATLVDKPEKIQSLKAPKSLGKKKEKAGEVVKKEEKLGSGQSPTQGTPKKEDATKAGKGKVTIPEQKMSKGKATKIGAKEKRSILLESEHLGQSLNYNQQSKPQLVVEATEMVNPLLEPVEHRDGKVFLPGNKILLHLNLLRNQITEVGLEGFLTAVQYQVQVSKSRTSPKAPLGLLWLSLAKNCFDPQCPTHIMIQELMLPRDPVKAKARDEEATAT; encoded by the exons ATGTCAAGCGAGTCAAGCGGTACAGGGACCTCACCCAGGACACCCCGTCCCGGGGCCCAGAAGTCATCTGGTGCAGTAACCAAGAAGGGGGATCGGGGGGCTAAAGATAAGACAGCAAGCAACCTGCCTCCGGTGGGTGAGGAAGAGTCAAAAAATCCCG AGGAGTACCAGTGCACGGGGGTCCTGGAGACAGACTTCGCTGAGCTCTGCACACGGTCAGGCTACACGGACTTTCCCAAAGTTGTCACCCGGCCACGGGCCCAACAGGGGTCTGTCCCTTCCGCCTCCACGTCCGAAAAACCGGTCCAAG ATGACCAAAGACTGTCGGCATCCTGCAGCCAGAACAGCATGGAGAGCAAGTATGTGTTTTTTCGGCCCACCATTCAAGTGGAGCTGGAGCAGGAGGACAGCAAGGCAGTAAAAGAGATCTACATCCGAG GTTGGAAAGTTGAAGATCGGATTCTGGGTATTTTTTCCAAGTGTCTGCCCTCCCTTAGCCAGCTGCAGGCCATCAA CTTGTGGAAGGTGGGGCTGACGGATAAGACCCTGACCACTTTCATCGCCCTTTTGCCTCTTTGTTCCTCCACACTCAG GAAGGTGTCTCTTGAGGGGAATCCAATACCGGAGCAGTCCTTTAACAAGCTAATGGGACTGGACAGCAC GATCGTTCACTTGTCTCTgaggaacaacaacatcaacGACCACGGGGCGTATCTCTTGGGCCAGGCACTGTCTACATTGCACAACAGCAACCGGACTCTTGTTTCGCTAAACCTGGCATTCAACCACATCGGGGATGTGGGCGCAGGCCACATCGCGGAT GGCCTGAGGCTGAACCGCTCTCTCCTCTGGCTGTCCCTAGCGCACAATCGCATTCAAGACAAGGGAGCACTGAAGCTGGCCGAG GTCCTGCGCCCCTTTGAGCTGACCCACAGGGAAGTGGTGGAGCGGCGGCGCCTTCTGCTGGTGAAAGGAACGCAGGAGCGCTCTCGATCG CCTTCCTCCTCCCGATATGGGGACTCCAAAGCAGATCGCGAGAAGTCTCAGGCATTGGGGATCAGCAATGCTACTTTGGTGGACAAGCCAGAAAAGATACAGTCACTGAAAGCCCCAAAGAGCCTGggcaagaaaaaggagaaggcagGG GAAGttgtaaagaaagaagagaagctgggATCTGGGCAGTCACCCACACAAGGAACCCCTAAGAAAGAAGATGCCACAAAGGCAGGCAAGGGGA AGGTAACCATCCCTGAGCAGAAGATGAGCAAGGGAAAAGCGACGAAGATCGGGGCCAAAGAGAAGCGCAGCATCCTCCTGGAGTCAGAA CACCTAGGACAGAGCCTGAATTATAACCAGCAGTCAAAGCCT CAGCTAGTTGTTGAAGCTACAGAGATGGTTAACCCTCTCCTGGAGCCGGTGGAACACCGAGATGGGAAGGTTTTCTTGCCTGGGAACAAGATCCTTTTGCACCTCAACCTCCTCC GAAACCAAATCACAGAGGTGGGGCTGGAAGGCTTTCTCACTGCTGTGCAATACCAGGTTCAGGTCTCCAAGTCCAGGACTTCACCCAAGGCCCCCCTGGGTCTGCTGTGGCTGTCCCTGGCA aaaaaCTGCTTTGACCCACAGTGTCCAACACACATCATGATTCAGGAACTGATGTTGCCAAGGGACCCAGTGAAGGCCAAGGCCAGGGACGAGGAGGCCACAGCTACCTAG
- the Lrrc71 gene encoding leucine-rich repeat-containing protein 71 isoform X3: MSSESSGTGTSPRTPRPGAQKSSGAVTKKGDRGAKDKTASNLPPVEEYQCTGVLETDFAELCTRSGYTDFPKVVTRPRAQQGSVPSASTSEKPVQDDQRLSASCSQNSMESKYVFFRPTIQVELEQEDSKAVKEIYIRGWKVEDRILGIFSKCLPSLSQLQAINLWKVGLTDKTLTTFIALLPLCSSTLRKVSLEGNPIPEQSFNKLMGLDSTIVHLSLRNNNINDHGAYLLGQALSTLHNSNRTLVSLNLAFNHIGDVGAGHIADGLRLNRSLLWLSLAHNRIQDKGALKLAEVLRPFELTHREVVERRRLLLVKGTQERSRSPSSSRYGDSKADREKSQALGISNATLVDKPEKIQSLKAPKSLGKKKEKAGEVVKKEEKLGSGQSPTQGTPKKEDATKAGKGKVTIPEQKMSKGKATKIGAKEKRSILLESEHLGQSLNYNQQSKPQLVVEATEMVNPLLEPVEHRDGKVFLPGNKILLHLNLLRNQITEVGLEGFLTAVQYQVQVSKSRTSPKAPLGLLWLSLAKNCFDPQCPTHIMIQELMLPRDPVKAKARDEEATAT, translated from the exons ATGTCAAGCGAGTCAAGCGGTACAGGGACCTCACCCAGGACACCCCGTCCCGGGGCCCAGAAGTCATCTGGTGCAGTAACCAAGAAGGGGGATCGGGGGGCTAAAGATAAGACAGCAAGCAACCTGCCTCCGGTGG AGGAGTACCAGTGCACGGGGGTCCTGGAGACAGACTTCGCTGAGCTCTGCACACGGTCAGGCTACACGGACTTTCCCAAAGTTGTCACCCGGCCACGGGCCCAACAGGGGTCTGTCCCTTCCGCCTCCACGTCCGAAAAACCGGTCCAAG ATGACCAAAGACTGTCGGCATCCTGCAGCCAGAACAGCATGGAGAGCAAGTATGTGTTTTTTCGGCCCACCATTCAAGTGGAGCTGGAGCAGGAGGACAGCAAGGCAGTAAAAGAGATCTACATCCGAG GTTGGAAAGTTGAAGATCGGATTCTGGGTATTTTTTCCAAGTGTCTGCCCTCCCTTAGCCAGCTGCAGGCCATCAA CTTGTGGAAGGTGGGGCTGACGGATAAGACCCTGACCACTTTCATCGCCCTTTTGCCTCTTTGTTCCTCCACACTCAG GAAGGTGTCTCTTGAGGGGAATCCAATACCGGAGCAGTCCTTTAACAAGCTAATGGGACTGGACAGCAC GATCGTTCACTTGTCTCTgaggaacaacaacatcaacGACCACGGGGCGTATCTCTTGGGCCAGGCACTGTCTACATTGCACAACAGCAACCGGACTCTTGTTTCGCTAAACCTGGCATTCAACCACATCGGGGATGTGGGCGCAGGCCACATCGCGGAT GGCCTGAGGCTGAACCGCTCTCTCCTCTGGCTGTCCCTAGCGCACAATCGCATTCAAGACAAGGGAGCACTGAAGCTGGCCGAG GTCCTGCGCCCCTTTGAGCTGACCCACAGGGAAGTGGTGGAGCGGCGGCGCCTTCTGCTGGTGAAAGGAACGCAGGAGCGCTCTCGATCG CCTTCCTCCTCCCGATATGGGGACTCCAAAGCAGATCGCGAGAAGTCTCAGGCATTGGGGATCAGCAATGCTACTTTGGTGGACAAGCCAGAAAAGATACAGTCACTGAAAGCCCCAAAGAGCCTGggcaagaaaaaggagaaggcagGG GAAGttgtaaagaaagaagagaagctgggATCTGGGCAGTCACCCACACAAGGAACCCCTAAGAAAGAAGATGCCACAAAGGCAGGCAAGGGGA AGGTAACCATCCCTGAGCAGAAGATGAGCAAGGGAAAAGCGACGAAGATCGGGGCCAAAGAGAAGCGCAGCATCCTCCTGGAGTCAGAA CACCTAGGACAGAGCCTGAATTATAACCAGCAGTCAAAGCCT CAGCTAGTTGTTGAAGCTACAGAGATGGTTAACCCTCTCCTGGAGCCGGTGGAACACCGAGATGGGAAGGTTTTCTTGCCTGGGAACAAGATCCTTTTGCACCTCAACCTCCTCC GAAACCAAATCACAGAGGTGGGGCTGGAAGGCTTTCTCACTGCTGTGCAATACCAGGTTCAGGTCTCCAAGTCCAGGACTTCACCCAAGGCCCCCCTGGGTCTGCTGTGGCTGTCCCTGGCA aaaaaCTGCTTTGACCCACAGTGTCCAACACACATCATGATTCAGGAACTGATGTTGCCAAGGGACCCAGTGAAGGCCAAGGCCAGGGACGAGGAGGCCACAGCTACCTAG